One genomic region from Ovis canadensis isolate MfBH-ARS-UI-01 breed Bighorn chromosome 24, ARS-UI_OviCan_v2, whole genome shotgun sequence encodes:
- the ACHE gene encoding acetylcholinesterase isoform X5, whose translation MRPPWCPLHTPSLASPLLLLLFLLGGGAEAEGPEDPELLVMVRGGRLRGLRLMAPRGPVSAFLGIPFAEPPVGPRRFLPPEPKRPWPGVLNATAFQSVCYQYVDTLYPGFEGTEMWNPNRELSEDCLYLNVWTPYPRPSSPTPVLVWIYGGGFYSGASSLDVYDGRFLTQAEGTVLVSMNYRVGAFGFLALPGSREAPGNVGLLDQRLALQWVQENVAAFGGDPASVTLFGESAGAASVGMHLLSPPSRGLFHRAVLQSGAPNGPWATVGVGEARRRATLLARLVGCPPGGAGGNDTELVACLRARPAQDLVDHEWRVLPQESVFRFSFVPVVDGDFLSDTPEALINAGDFHGLQVLVGVVKDEGSYFLVYGAPGFSKDNESLISRAQFLAGVRVGVPQASDLAAEAVVLHYTDWLHPEDPARLREALSDVVGDHNVVCPVAQLAGRLAAQGARVYAYIFEHRASTLSWPLWMGVPHGYEIEFIFGLPLEPSLNYTIEERTFAQRLMRYWANFARTGDPNDPRDPKAPQWPPYTAGAQQYVSLNLRPLEVRRGLRAQACAFWNRFLPKLLSATASEAPCTCSGPAHGEAAPRPRPGLPLPLLLLLFLLLSRLLRL comes from the exons ATGAGGCCCCCGTGGTGTCCCCTGCACACGCCCTCCCTGGCTTCCccgctccttctcctcctcttccttctgggaggaggggcagaggccGAGGGCCCGGAGGACCCAGAGCTGCTGGTGATGGTGCGTGGGGGCCGGCTGCGGGGCCTCCGCCTAATGGCTCCCAGGGgccctgtctctgcttttctgggCATCCCCTTCGCAGAGCCACCTGTGGGCCCCCGTCGCTTTCTGCCACCGGAGCCCAAGCGGCCCTGGCCAGGGGTGCTGAATGCCACAGCCTTCCAAAGCGTCTGCTACCAGTATGTGGACACTCTGTACCCTGGCTTTGAGGGCACCGAGATGTGGAACCCCAACCGCGAGCTGAGTGAGGACTGCCTCTACCTCAACGTGTGGACACCGTACCCCCGGCCATCGTCCCCCACCCCTGTCCTCGTCTGGATCTATGGGGGTGGCTTCTACAGCGGGGCCTCCTCCCTGGACGTGTACGATGGccgcttcctgacccaggccgAGGGGACTGTGCTGGTGTCCATGAACTATCGGGTGGGCGCCTTTGGCTTCTTGGCACTGCCGGGGAGCAGGGAGGCCCCAGGCAATGTGGGGCTACTGGATCAGAGGCTGGCACTGCAGTGGGTGCAGGAGAATGTGGCAGCCTTCGGGGGGGACCCAGCGTCAGTGACTCTGTTTGGGGAAAGTGCAGGTGCCGCCTCCGTGGGCATGCACCTGCTGTCCCCACCCAGCCGGGGCCTGTTCCACAGGGCTGTGCTGCAGAGCGGGGCACCCAATGGGCCCTGGGCCACAGTGGGCGTAGGAGAGGCCCGCCGTAGGGCCACACTGTTGGCCCGCCTCGTGGGCTGTCCCCCGGGTGGGGCTGGTGGTAATGACACAGAGCTGGTGGCCTGCCTGCGGGCACGGCCAGCTCAGGACCTGGTGGACCATGAGTGGCGCGTGCTGCCTCAGGAAAGCGTCTTCCGCTTCTCCTTCGTGCCTGTGGTGGACGGAGACTTCCTCAGTGACACACCCGAGGCCCTCATCAATGCTGGAGACTTCCATGGCCTGCAG GTGCTGGTGGGTGTGGTGAAGGATGAGGGCTCCTATTTTCTGGTTTATGGggccccaggcttcagcaaagACAACGAGTCTCTCATCAGCCGGGCCCAGTTCCTGGCCGGGGTGCGGGTCGGGGTCCCCCAGGCAAGTGACCTGGCTGCCGAGGCTGTGGTCCTGCATTACACAGACTGGCTGCACCCTGAGGACCCAGCACGCCTAAGGGAGGCTTTGAGTGATGTGGTGGGCGACCACAACGTCGTGTGCCCCGTGGCCCAGCTGGCTGGGCGACTGGCTGCTCAGGGCGCTCGAGTCTATGCCTACATCTTTGAACACCGTGCATCCACGCTCTCCTGGCCCCTCTGGATGGGGGTCCCCCATGGCTACGAGATCGAGTTCATCTTCGGGCTCCCCCTGGAACCCTCGCTCAACTACACCATCGAGGAGAGAACCTTTGCCCAGCGACTGATGAGATACTGGGCCAACTTCGCCCGCACAGG AGACCCCAATGACCCCCGGGACCCCAAAGCGCCACAGTGGCCACCGTATACGGCGGGAGCGCAGCAGTATGTGAGCCTGAATCTGCGGCCGCTAGAGGTGCGGCGAGGGCTGCGAGCCCAGGCCTGCGCTTTCTGGAATCGCTTCCTGCCCAAACTACTCAGCGCCACCG CCTCGGAGGCCCCCTGCACCTGCTCAGGCCCCGCCCACGGGGAGGCAGCCCCGAGGCCCAGGCCCggcctccccctgcccctccttctcctcctctttctcctcctctcccggCTCCTGCGGCTGTGA